The sequence AAAGTCTTTCCTGGTTCAAAACCTTTGTGAGCAGAGATGTCTTTAACAAGATTTCCGTTCACATTCCAAATGCGAATACCCCCATCTCTCGCTCCCCCCGCCACCAATTGCCCGTCTGGGCTGAACACCACCGCTGTGACACTATTAGAATGTCCCTCGAGATCTTTCGCCTTCTGGGTACCCACTTTATCTAGCCAGAGGTGAATGGCTCCATCTTCCATGCCACCAGCCAACGCGATGGTGGTTTGATCAGGACTTAAAGCAATTCCCAGAATTTGGTATGGCATGTGCTGAAAAAGTGAATGACACTCCCATTTACCAATGTCCCCTTTTTGAGAACAATCTATGACGTTGGCGTTAATAGCACCCGCCAAAAGACTCCCATTTTTTCTAAAAACAACTCCCTCAACACTGTCTGGCTCTTGAATAATTTTGCTGACAAACTTCCCCCCTCTAGTCCATAGGCGCACCGACCAATCCATACTCGAACTTGCAATTATTTTTTGATCGGGACTGAAAGCAATACCTGAAATCGACGACTCATGCCCCCGCATGGGTTCTCCAACTGATTTTCCATCCAGCGTCCATAATCGCAACGTCCCGTCCCAACCGCCAGAGATAACTTGAGTGCCCTCGGGAGTAAAGGCTACGGCAGATACGGCGATTTGCCCCGTCTGAATTGAAAGTTTTAAGGAGTGATCATCGATATTCCAGAGTCGAATTGTGCCGTCCCATCCACCTGTTGCAAAAACTTTTCCATTGGGGCTAAACGCTATGGAGCTTAAAGCCTCTTGTTGGGCATTGATTGGTTCACCTAGGGGTTCTCCAACGCGGTTCCAAAATTTAATATAGCCATCGCCGCCAGCAGAAACGAGGGTGTTACCTTTGGGATGAAATGCCAAAGAAGTTTTGGTGAGGAAGGGATTAAAATCAGGTCGCGATCTGAAAATGTATGACTCTCGCCACACAGGTTGTTTTCCGGCAAACCAAAGAGCATAATTATTAAAACTATCTGCACTACCTGAGCCCGGCGCTTGGCAACTCTGCCAGCTTTCGCGGTGCCTGTAATTTTCTATTGAAAAAGTAATGAGTTGCATCAGGATAAAAATAATTATGATTCCTGCCACTAAAGTTTTCCACCGCTTTGCAGGCTTAAAATTCCTAGCCACGAAACACAAAATACCTAGTAAAATAAAAAAACAAATAAAGTAAAATCGGACGTGCTTATGATCACCTAAGTAAGTAACTTGCCCCCTCTCAAACTGACACCAGTAGAGATAAAAAACAAAAGAAAAAGCAAACAACAAAGGAAACCAAAATGAGGATCTCAATAAAGATTTTAAATTAATATGAAACTCCATGATGTACCTCATTTGTTAAAATGATAAATCTTAAACACCACCGACTACTTCTTGATAATTTCCTGATGTGATAATCTTACCACCACTTAACTTATAGAGACGCTTGCATTTTTTTGCAGTAGTGAGTCTGTGCGTAATCAATATGATTGTTTTTTCACCTGTGAGATTATTGATAGCATTTGTGACTTCTTGTTCAGTTTCATGATCAAGCGAAGATGTTGCTTCATCAAAAATCAGTACTTCTGGATTATGGTAAAGCGCGCGCGCAATACCAAGACGTTGTCTTTGTCCACCGCTGATTCGAACCCCTCGTTCTCCAACAAAAGCTTCTAATTTCTCTGAAGATGCTTGGACAAAGTCTTCTAGCTGAGCCATGCGCAACGCATTCCAAACACGATTATCATCTATTTCTGCATCAGGAATTCCAAAAGCAACATTTCTTCGAATCGTGTCATCTGACAAAAATATAAGTTGAGGTACGTAACCGATACTTTTTTGCCAGCTCGTAATATTACTCCAAATGTCACTTCCATCGATTGTAATCGTGCCCTTCTGAGGAGGCAAAAGCCCAAGGACCATATCAACTAATGTTGTTTTTCCTGCTCCGGAGGGACCAATAAATGCGACTGACTCACCTTTGTTGATATAGGCACTTACACCACCAAGTATCCATTGTGTAGAGCTGTCGTATTTAAAAAAGATATCTTTTAGTTCAATGGTTTTGCTAAAAACGATTGGATCAGCATCTAATTTAACACTTGGGATTTCTATGGATTGTACCCTTGTCAGATCATGGTAAACGACATCAATCGATGAGCGGTAAAAGCGAATACAGGAAAGATTGGTCATGATGCGAGTAAAAGAAGGCATGATACGTACTGCTGCAACTGCAAAAAGCGCCAGTACGGGCAAAATGGCTGTCATATCTCTTTTATTCCAAATCAAAATACAAGTGATGAGAACGATTCCACTCACAGCTATAGTTTCAATGAAAAGCTTAGGCAATTGGTTCATGGTGAGTGCATATCTTGTGGTGTTAGAATAACCGATTAGATTTTTTGTGTATTCATCGAGAAAAAAGTTTTCTCGTCCTAAAATCTTAGTTTCTTTTATTCCCCCAAGACTTTGAACAATCCATTTGTACTTTGCTTCAGTGAAGTGTTGCTGTTGAATTCCTTTAAGTTTCATTTTTGATTTCACAGAATAATAAAAAATCATTGTAAGCAGCCCTAAAGTTCCCACAGATGTGATTGCAGTAAAAGGCTCTATAGCAATCAATGCAAGGGTCATTAAAATGACAATTACAACTTCAGTAATAACGCTCAACATTGGGAGAAGAACTCCGTTTTGAAAAACGAGTCCAACTTGATCAAGATTTCGAATAAGTACTGCTGAATTATGCTCTAGATGATAGCTATAAGGTTGGCCCAGGTAAGTGGAAAGTAATCGCCGCGAAATACCTAAATATTTTTTAAATGTAATTCGATTTTGAAGATAAATCAGGCAGGCTAAAAAAACATTTTTAAATATAAAAAAGCATATCAATAAGACCCCGCAGATAATGATTAACTGGTGGTGCTCTGGGTGTCCCAGCCATTGATTTATTTGAGAAAGATACTGTTTTTTTGCTACCAAAGTAGGGTCAGCGATGATGCCGATAAAGGGCACAATGATACCTACTCCGATGACTTCAAGACTCGCACTGAAGATCATGAGGAAAATCAATAAGAGCAGATAATACTTCTCTCGGGTGCTGAATAAGGATAAAAGTTTCTTAATTAATTCCATAATGTACAAGACATATTCATCTGAGAACTTTTGCAAAGTCAAGGTGGTTCTGACCCCCTGGGTCTATCGTTTTTGATTGCTAAAAATGAATCCCCTGGCTAATTTGAGCTCACAACAATCAAGCGTATATAAGGAGAAATATTGTGGGCGAAAAGTACCTAGTTATCGGTGGCAACGGAATATTTGGCGTTCATATGATCAAATATCTTCTTGAAACTAATCCAAAAGCCCAAGTTATTTCAGTTGGAAGAAATGAAGAAAAAATCAAAGCCTTCTCTCTTTATAAGGGTATTGACGATAGTCGTTTTGCTTACCATAAGATTCATGCTGTTTTTGAAACAGAAAAACTTTTTGAACTCTTCGAAAAAGAAAAACCCGATTACATCATCAACTTCGCCGCATTAGCGGCTTCCGTCGCAGCAAGTTGGGATTATGCTACAGATTATTATGAAACAAACACAGTATGGCTTGCGAAAGCTGCTGATCATTTGGTTGGAAAAAAATGGCTAAAGAAATGGGTGCAAATCGGAAGTTCAGAAATTTTTGGAGCTGTTAAGGGGCCAGCCAGTGAATCAACTCCCTATAACCCGTCAACTCCTTACGCAGTCTCAAAACTTGCTGGAGATTTGCATCTCAAAGCTGTTTGTAAAGTTCGAGGCTTCCCAATGAATATTTTGTGGCCATCAAATGGATATGGCTCGGGTCAACAACTTTATCGAATCGTTCCGCGAACAGTTTTAGCTTGTCTTTTGGGTCGTGAACTTCCACTTCAAGGTGGAGGGGCAGCGGTGAAATCATATATTCATGCTCGTGACTTAGCTCACGGAATTTTCCTCACATTAAAGAATGCTGATATTGGCAAGTGCTACACCATGGGCCCCAAAGACGGTGGCATTTCAATTAAAGATTTAGTTTTTAAAACCATCACTCTGATGGATAGAAACCCAAATGATATTGTGAAAATCGCACCTGATCGTCTTGGTCAAGACGCCCAATATCTTCTGGATTCAACACGTATCCACGCAGAACTTGGTTGGACCCCCGAAATCAGTATTGAGGAGGGGCTTCTTGAAACGATCAACTGGGCAAAAACTTATTTGAATGATCTTAAGTCACTTCCCACTGAAGTTGTTTTTGAGCCGTAGTATTTCCGTCTTTAAAAAGCTTAAAAGACGCATCTGGATCGACGGGCCTACATGGCGCTTTATTCGATTTAATCAGGCAAAATGGAAGCGAAAACCGTTTCAAAAAAAGAACTCCACCATCCTTGTGGATATCTTCGATATGAACCCTCTTATTTACTGCTTTTCCAACATTGCAAATTACCTGGCTGAAGTTACAGATTCTTCTGTTGCGGCCTTTCATTTAGCAAAAAGCCTTTTTACCAAAATAGGAATCAGCGAAAGACGTTTAGAAAAAATCTATGAATCATTTGGAGCCGGTTTAGAACTTAAGATTTCAAGTGCCCATACAGATAAATATGAGGCGGCGGCAAAAGAATTTGCTACCAAAAAATTCAATGGCCTTAAAAGCAAATGGGACGTCATCAATATCGACATAGATGGTCTAAAAATCGGCGATCTTATCTATGACACATATTTAAGAAAAGGTTTTCATACTGTTGATATTAAAGACCCACTTTTGCTTTCAATTATTGAAGACGCTTATTTAATTTTTCAAATTAGTAAAAATTTTATTCAAGAACGTAATGTCAAAGCAGTGCTGACTTCACACACAGTTTATATCTCCCATGGGATTCTTGTGCGCCTAGCACTTCAAAAAGATATTCCTATTTACACTCTCATGGACAATGACGGCCTTGTAATCACAGATATCCAAAAAGAAACTTATTACCATTTCAAATATCATATTTATAAAAAAACTTTTGATACTCTACCTGAAGCAGAAAAACCCAAACTCAGAGCTCAAGCTAAAAAAGTTTTAACAGAAAGAATGCTTGGGGCAATCGATGCAGGCATTGCCGATATGATTCTTGAAGAAGGCAGACCGGGCCTTGCAGGCTATGGAGCAATCGCAAAAGAGCGCATTCTTAAAGACACAGGGCGCCCGCGCGTTATTGTCATGCTGAATTGTTTTTTTGATGCCCCTCACTGCTATCGAGATATGCTCTTTCCTGATTTTCAAGAATGGATCGAGTTTGTTTTGCAAAAAGCATCGCAGACTTCATTTGATTGGTATCTGAAGCCACACCCTGCGGGCATGGCGGCCAATGATCTTGTAGTTGAAGATCTTAAAAAGAAATTTCCTAAAATTACTTTTTTACCAAGGTCAGCTTCTAACAGACAGATCTTGCAAGAAGGTATTAACTCGATGTTCACTGTCTTTGGTACCGCAGCTCATGAATTTGCGTATGCGGGTGTGCCCACTGTGACTGCAGGAGATAACCCACATATTAACTATAATTTTAATTTTCACCCCAAGACCATTGAAGAATATGAAAAGTATATTTTGAACGCTGATAAATTAAAAATCGATATTGATAAAACCCAAATTGAAGAGTTTTTCTATATGCATTATATCCACACATTTTTGAGAAATGAATTTGGCGCACGCCTTATTGATGAAGAATGTGAATATTCAAAACTAGGTTATAAATCTAATGATTCCTCGATTTTTGATTCTTATATTCGTGGAGAAAACTCAGAAAAAGATAAAAAAGTAAGAACCTTTTTTAATAAATACTTTTCAAGGCAACTTCATGGTTAAAAAACTTTCCATCATCACCATCACCTACAAAGACTCTCAAGGGCTTCAAACAACCTTAGATTCCCTCAAACCACTCTCGCAAAGTGATATTAAATGGGAGCATGTTATTGTTGATTCCTCCCCTGAGATTAATAAAGCAGTTATTTCAAGCCTCCCCGCATCTTGGCCTTTGATTTACAAAACAATTCCCGCACAAGGTGTGTACGATGCTTTTAACCACGGCCTTGGCGCATCAAAGGGCGAGTGGATTTGGCTTTTAAATGGCGGTGATCGTCTTAAGTCTCTTGAAGCTTTAAAAATTGTTTTAAGTGAAATTCAGCAAGCGCGCGATATAGATTTAGTACTTGCGGCAGTTGCCCTGACTAAGAATGGAAAGTATCAGTACACGCAAATTCCAAATCGCCAATTAGAAAAAAATATTTTGGGCTCTCAAAAACTTTGCCAACAAGGTCTTATTTATAAGGCCGCACTTTTTAAAAAAACAGGCCTCTTCTCTACAAAATACAAAATTGCCTCTGATTATGAGCACCACTTCAGATGTATGCTCTCAGGGGCAAAGACTCTGCAGTGTGCAGATGTTATCGCAGAATTTGACATGTCTGGAAGTTCTGCTAACTACAAACTTGCTTTTAAAGAATTTAAAAAAATTCACAAAGAATTAAGATCAAAACTTCCGCTAAAATTAACTTTGATAAATGAAATTTATCGACGCAAAGATTACTTAAGAGTTTTACTTTTAAAGTTTTTTGCACAGAGCCCATTAGCTCCGATTTTAAGACCCTTGTGGATCGCCTGGAATCGAGGATTTCGTCTGTGAAAAAAAAATCCTTTGCGTATTACTGGATCCTCATCTACGCATTCGCACTAATTCTTTGCCCACCTCTTAAAATCGGGTCAAAAAATGTTTTTTTAGTAGAGCTTCTCTTATTCCCGCTGCTTTTAAAACTTGGTTATGCCCTTGTAAAAGGTAAGGCAAAAGCCCCACCTCGACCTCTTATCCTCGTATGGGTTGCATTACTTTTGGCTTTTATCTCAGGGCTTTGGCGCCAAGAATTAGCCAAAGAACTTAGCCTCTATCTCACTTATTTTTATCCCCCAGAAGGTGATCAGTTTAGATTGACCACAGATCTTACGCGCTATGTGCGCTGGACTTTAATGTTTTCTACACCTTGGATTATTCAACAAACTCTATCGGCAAAAACACTTCCCACATTCTTGCGGGCCATTTATGTTTTGGTTTTTATATCAGCCTGTCTAGCACTTTTTGAAATGGGTGGGTATATTAATCTTGCGCCCTATTACGGTTATGTGCGAAATGATTTTTGGGGAACCCGCTCCTACGGAACAGCCCAATCACCTCTTGAGGCAAGCCTTATTTACGGTGGTGTTCTCATACTTCTGCTTTTAAATCCGCATAATCTCTTAAAGACCAAAAGTACTATTTACTTTATCGCAGCAATTACTTACGCCCTTGCACTCATTGCAACATTTGGGGCAACAGCCTTTGTAGCAACGGCTGTGTGTATTGTTCTTTGGAAAATCAAATCATCTAGTTACATGAAAAATGTTTTCTCAGTTTTACCATTTAATTTTCTTTCGCTCAAACAGGCTAATTTTCTCACACGTTTTGAGTTATGGGGAAAGTGGCTAGCCGTGGTTCCAGCACATCCATGGATTGTTATTTTTGGAATGGGATTCACGAGCCTTGTAAGTGACAACAGTCTTTTTTTAATGGTGATGTACGGTGGGTTTTTTCTGCTGATAAGTTTTCTTTGGTGGCTTAAAACTTGTTTTGTAAAAGTTCCTGCTGAATTTAAAATATTTTTTATCTTTTGGTTTATTTCATGGATTACCCTTGATTCAGTGGGCTTTTGGGGAATCGGTCGCCTAGCTTGGCTACTCTTTGGTTTTTTCCTATGAAACAGGTCTTAATTATTCATCGTGAATATCGACATAGAGGCGGAGAAGATGTTTTTCTTGATGAGATTCTCATTCCCCAACTTAAGAAATTAAATATCGATCATAAAGTTATACTCCTTCCATCTTTAAAAAATCCGTTAGAATTTTTATTTATGGTTTTAGGATTAGAAAAACTCAGACCCAGTTATCAAAAGGTTAAAAACGAGACTAGGTCTAAAGATTTTAGCCATGTGCTATTTAATAATTTTATCCCCACAGTTTCATTTGCATTGCCTGGGTTTTTCAAAGCTCAAAATATTAAAACGCTCATGTGGGTGCATAATGCCAGGCTTTCGTGCGCTAACGGGCTTTTATTTAATGGCCAAACACCTTGTCATCGCTGTTTGACAACTGGGAGTCGTTGGGATTTTTTACAGAACTGCCATCAAAATCTCATGCAATCTTTTTTATACTCTCTAGTTTATAGATTTAATCGAGTACCTAAAAAAATCTTAAAAAATATTGACCAGTTTGTTTGCAATTCTCAGTTCAGCCAAAATATTCTTAGCTCCACTAGTCGTCATCTCGGTTTGCCAATAAAAGAATCAGTGGTTATTCCCATGCCTGTAAGTATGAAGTCTATTTCCACAGAATCCCCCACACCACCTCTTCATCCACCAATTGCGCAGCTTTCAAAGCAATTTTATTTATTCATGGGACGAGTATCTTTTGAAAAAGGAGCAGATATTTTTGCAGATTTTGCAAACAAGTATCCTAACAAAAATTTTGTAATGTGCGGAACGGGCCCCATGCTCGATGAACTTCAAAATAGAAAAATCTCAAATCTCATTTTTTTAGGCCATATCACCTCAGAAAAACCGTGGCTCTACACCCATGCACAAGCACTTATAATTCCTTCTCGAGTAGCTGAAACTGCCTCACTGGTAATCTCAGAATCCCGCGCATATGGAACACCTGTGATTTATCCAAAAGGTGGAGGTGCAGAGGAAACTTTTAATTCTCTCGGATGCACAGGTTGTAGCTTAGTAGAGTTTAAGGCCCAAGAATTTGCGCGCTCTGAGCCATCAAAACTGGCACATGATACCGAAAATAAATTTGAAAATCAGCTTTCCAAACTTTTTGCCAATTAAGAATATGATTGATTAAATCTGCGCTAAAAGATGATCAACGATCTTACGGCTTGCGGTACCATCACCATAAGGGTTTTTTGAACCACGGTTTTTAATACTACGATTTCCAGTTAAAAATGAAACTGCTGTTGACACGATACTTTCGGAGTTTACTCCCACCATGATAGAAGTTCCATATTCCACAGCTTCAGGTCTTTCTGTATTTTCTCTTAAAACAAGTACAGGTTTTAAAAGGCTTGGGGCTTCCTCTTGGATTCCACCTGAGTCACTCAAAATCAGCTCTGCCTTTTTCATCACCCAAACAAAATCAGGATAATCCAGAGGCGAAACCAGATGAACATTTGCCAAGCCACTCAAATATTTTTTAGCTGCAACAACCACTTTCGGGTTAGGATGCACGGGCATGACAAACTGTATTTCTTTAAACTGATCAGCCAATTTCACAAACGCTTTTAATATGTGTTCGAGACGATCTTCGAGGTTTTCACGACGATGCAAAGTAATCAGCACAAGCTTTTGATTTTTTAATTTCTGAAGTTCATCACTCTTGGGCTCAAAATTTTGCGCTGCTGTCCACAAAAGGGCATCAATGCCTGTGTTTCCTGTTACTAAAATAGACTCAGGATTCACTTGCTCATTTTTCAACGTTTCTCCAGCCTTTATTGTTGGAGCATAGTTCCAACTTGCAAGACGTGTGATCATGCGACGATTGGCTTCTTCAGGAAATGGTTCATTAAGATTTTGAGTTCTAAGACCTGCTTCAACATGTCCTATAGGAATGTGCTGATAATAACATGACAGCGCTGCTGCAAAAGCTGTTGTTGTGTCACCTTGAACCAAAGCTGCAACTGAACTTTGTTGCTTTAAAAATTCATCAAACTGTAAAAAGGCTGTGGAAGTGAGTTGCCCTAAGCTTTGATTGGGGTTCATCAGTTGAAGGCGCGTGTCAGGTTCAATTTCAAAAAACTTTAAAAACGGAAGGGCGATTTCAACATGCTGACCCGTAAACACAAAGTGTGTGCGTACGGCACTTTGACGTGAGCGCAATTCCCGAATGAGGGGAGCCATTTTAATGATCTCAGGCCGCGTACCGGCGAATACAAGTACTGTCTTCATTTCTACCTAAACTACCCCTTAAGCCCTCGTATTTTCAATATCTTTTGAGCTTGCTGGAGCACCTCATGATGCAGTATTTTTGGATCTAAATGAATATAGGACACGTTTCACTCACTTATCGCCCCGTCTTTGGGGGGCAAGATACATATATTGAAAACCTAAAGCAGGTTTTAAGTCACCGAGGCCACAAAAGTACAGTTTACCAAGCCGTCTCACTTCGACATAAAATCGACAAAACTGGCGTTCACGCAGTATTAACACCACCCGGATTTGGGCGTTTCATCGCTAATTTTAACTGGTACTACTTTAATTTTTTCTTAAAATTTTTTAAATCCAAACTTGCTAAAGAAGATGTGCTCATTGTTCACTACGCCGTTCACTACCCCGCTGTAAAATTTCATCCACGGGTGATTATTCTTTCTCATGGTATAGAGTGGCACACACCAGCCGATCAATGGGACGACGCCTTACGAGCAAGACGCGCGCGCGAAACTTTTAAAAAATGTTTCGTTGTAGCAAACGATACAGAATATTTACGATTTTGTGGTGTCGATATCAAACCTGCAACTAGATTTTTTGAAGAAGTACAACCTGGAAAATGGTTTGTTCCTAATTGTGTAGACACTGAGCATTTCAAAAAAGTGACATCGGATCAAGAACTCGCAAAGCTCAAACCCATCTTGGTGCCACGTAATATATATTATCACCGCGGCATTCATTTAGCGTTGGAAGCTTTTGGGTTACTCGTGCACGAAGGTAATACTGAAAACAGTATGGTCATCGTTGGTAAAATTGTTGATCAAGAATATTATAAAAATCTTTTAGAAATTATTAAAAAATATAATATCAAAGATCGCGTTTATTTCAGAGGTCATTCAGATTGGCAAAAAATGCCCGCACTGTATTCAGCTAGTGTGTGTACGATCATTCCAACGATTGATTGTGAAGGCACATCCCTTAGTGCGCTTGAAAGCATGGCCTGCGGTACCCCCGTCATCGCCACCTCTGTCGCCGGACTCAAAGATCTACCCTGCCTCCATAGTGAACCAGAACCCATGGCATTAAAAAATGCCCTCTTTGAAATGCTTAACAAACGAGAACATTATGCAACGAGACAGCAAAATGAAGTTATTAAGACTTTCAATTTAAAAAATTGGGAACAAGCTTGGACGAAAATCATAGAAAAAGCGTCAGTTTAAAAGACTGATCGACTTACTTTTCGTGCAAAGTGAACTGGCTCAGGTGGCAGGGCCGATTTTTGAAATTAGCTAAGCTACTAGAATTTTTAATTTTTCTTTGTTCAACCAACTACTTACCATGAAATCAGTTAGAAGTTAGTGGAACTGGGCAATTTGACAACTTTTTGTCAATTTGACAATTAATTGTCAAAACGCCAAAGACACTCTCCCGACACAAGCTTGCGATGCCTGCAAACATGAAGCAGAAATAAAACTGGCTTTAGTTAAAGGACACCATATAAAGCTTATAT is a genomic window of Oligoflexia bacterium containing:
- a CDS encoding ABC transporter ATP-binding protein, with amino-acid sequence MELIKKLLSLFSTREKYYLLLLIFLMIFSASLEVIGVGIIVPFIGIIADPTLVAKKQYLSQINQWLGHPEHHQLIIICGVLLICFFIFKNVFLACLIYLQNRITFKKYLGISRRLLSTYLGQPYSYHLEHNSAVLIRNLDQVGLVFQNGVLLPMLSVITEVVIVILMTLALIAIEPFTAITSVGTLGLLTMIFYYSVKSKMKLKGIQQQHFTEAKYKWIVQSLGGIKETKILGRENFFLDEYTKNLIGYSNTTRYALTMNQLPKLFIETIAVSGIVLITCILIWNKRDMTAILPVLALFAVAAVRIMPSFTRIMTNLSCIRFYRSSIDVVYHDLTRVQSIEIPSVKLDADPIVFSKTIELKDIFFKYDSSTQWILGGVSAYINKGESVAFIGPSGAGKTTLVDMVLGLLPPQKGTITIDGSDIWSNITSWQKSIGYVPQLIFLSDDTIRRNVAFGIPDAEIDDNRVWNALRMAQLEDFVQASSEKLEAFVGERGVRISGGQRQRLGIARALYHNPEVLIFDEATSSLDHETEQEVTNAINNLTGEKTIILITHRLTTAKKCKRLYKLSGGKIITSGNYQEVVGGV
- a CDS encoding GDP-mannose 4,6-dehydratase, whose product is MGEKYLVIGGNGIFGVHMIKYLLETNPKAQVISVGRNEEKIKAFSLYKGIDDSRFAYHKIHAVFETEKLFELFEKEKPDYIINFAALAASVAASWDYATDYYETNTVWLAKAADHLVGKKWLKKWVQIGSSEIFGAVKGPASESTPYNPSTPYAVSKLAGDLHLKAVCKVRGFPMNILWPSNGYGSGQQLYRIVPRTVLACLLGRELPLQGGGAAVKSYIHARDLAHGIFLTLKNADIGKCYTMGPKDGGISIKDLVFKTITLMDRNPNDIVKIAPDRLGQDAQYLLDSTRIHAELGWTPEISIEEGLLETINWAKTYLNDLKSLPTEVVFEP
- a CDS encoding glycosyltransferase, which produces MVKKLSIITITYKDSQGLQTTLDSLKPLSQSDIKWEHVIVDSSPEINKAVISSLPASWPLIYKTIPAQGVYDAFNHGLGASKGEWIWLLNGGDRLKSLEALKIVLSEIQQARDIDLVLAAVALTKNGKYQYTQIPNRQLEKNILGSQKLCQQGLIYKAALFKKTGLFSTKYKIASDYEHHFRCMLSGAKTLQCADVIAEFDMSGSSANYKLAFKEFKKIHKELRSKLPLKLTLINEIYRRKDYLRVLLLKFFAQSPLAPILRPLWIAWNRGFRL
- a CDS encoding glycosyltransferase family 4 protein; protein product: MKQVLIIHREYRHRGGEDVFLDEILIPQLKKLNIDHKVILLPSLKNPLEFLFMVLGLEKLRPSYQKVKNETRSKDFSHVLFNNFIPTVSFALPGFFKAQNIKTLMWVHNARLSCANGLLFNGQTPCHRCLTTGSRWDFLQNCHQNLMQSFLYSLVYRFNRVPKKILKNIDQFVCNSQFSQNILSSTSRHLGLPIKESVVIPMPVSMKSISTESPTPPLHPPIAQLSKQFYLFMGRVSFEKGADIFADFANKYPNKNFVMCGTGPMLDELQNRKISNLIFLGHITSEKPWLYTHAQALIIPSRVAETASLVISESRAYGTPVIYPKGGGAEETFNSLGCTGCSLVEFKAQEFARSEPSKLAHDTENKFENQLSKLFAN
- the wecB gene encoding UDP-N-acetylglucosamine 2-epimerase (non-hydrolyzing) yields the protein MKTVLVFAGTRPEIIKMAPLIRELRSRQSAVRTHFVFTGQHVEIALPFLKFFEIEPDTRLQLMNPNQSLGQLTSTAFLQFDEFLKQQSSVAALVQGDTTTAFAAALSCYYQHIPIGHVEAGLRTQNLNEPFPEEANRRMITRLASWNYAPTIKAGETLKNEQVNPESILVTGNTGIDALLWTAAQNFEPKSDELQKLKNQKLVLITLHRRENLEDRLEHILKAFVKLADQFKEIQFVMPVHPNPKVVVAAKKYLSGLANVHLVSPLDYPDFVWVMKKAELILSDSGGIQEEAPSLLKPVLVLRENTERPEAVEYGTSIMVGVNSESIVSTAVSFLTGNRSIKNRGSKNPYGDGTASRKIVDHLLAQI
- a CDS encoding glycosyltransferase family 4 protein produces the protein MNIGHVSLTYRPVFGGQDTYIENLKQVLSHRGHKSTVYQAVSLRHKIDKTGVHAVLTPPGFGRFIANFNWYYFNFFLKFFKSKLAKEDVLIVHYAVHYPAVKFHPRVIILSHGIEWHTPADQWDDALRARRARETFKKCFVVANDTEYLRFCGVDIKPATRFFEEVQPGKWFVPNCVDTEHFKKVTSDQELAKLKPILVPRNIYYHRGIHLALEAFGLLVHEGNTENSMVIVGKIVDQEYYKNLLEIIKKYNIKDRVYFRGHSDWQKMPALYSASVCTIIPTIDCEGTSLSALESMACGTPVIATSVAGLKDLPCLHSEPEPMALKNALFEMLNKREHYATRQQNEVIKTFNLKNWEQAWTKIIEKASV